From the genome of Brassica oleracea var. oleracea cultivar TO1000 chromosome C4, BOL, whole genome shotgun sequence:
ATATGCATTAATTTTTTTATGTTTTTCAAATATAAGTAAAACTAGATATTGTGCATATGCATTAATTTTCTTATGTTTTTCAAATAGAAAGATAGATAAGAAAAATTATAATAAAAACAATTATAAATTGTACTATTATTTATTATGAATAAAATGATCAATATTTTTTTTTAAATAAGATTAATAAATTATATAAACACGATTATAAATACATTTACATATACAAAAAATATATCAAAATATTAGTTTTTAAAGAGTATAATTGTATAAAAATCTAAACAGAAAAATTAATAAAGCATACTTTGAATAAAACTTCATATAAAAATGTATATAAACCGATTATACTTCATTATCTTACAATTAATATAAAATGATACAAATTATTAAAATAAACTCGCGCGTAGCGCAAGTTGAAAATCTAGTTATATTAACGGTTGTATATGCCTTTCAATCTAAAAAAAAATAAAATCTCAAATGTCTTTTTTTTTTAATATTTTTTTTCGTTTTGATTGTTTTTAATTCAAAAATATTACTTTTATACCCTGATAAATTAACAAAATTACAAAGAGTACATGGGTATTATCCGTCCATCCAACGATCCGTGTTTTTAAAACCAGATTGAAAACTGAACCATATAATATTTGGGTCATGGTTTAATATGATTTGAGCAGGTCAAACATGGTTCAATAATTTGGATTGATATATTTTGAGTCTATAAATTTTTAAGTAGTGTTAGTAAATATGATACATAACTAAAATATAAATAAATTTAAAACATAGAACACTATGAATATAAATTAATTTTATGTTAATATGGATGATTTATGGATTTTTGATAGTTTTAATGGTTTTTATCAGTTTAATAACTTTGAGATCCAATCTGACTACATGAACGGTTCATGGTCTAACCCGTTATTAGACTCGATCCGGCTATATAACCGGTTCATGGTCGAACCCGGTCCAACCATCGGGTCAGTCCGGTCTTAAAAACACTGCCAACGACCCATGGGGTCTAACATGATATATTCTAGCCCTAAATTCTAACGCTATTTTAGATCTCTCTCTCTCTCTCTTCCTTCTCACAAGGCAATTTTCATAAAATTATCGACCACGTCCTTCTCTCTTTCAAGCCGTTCGTGAAACTTGGAAAAACTAGAACTACAAACTACTAGGTAAGTCTATTATTCTTGTCAATTTTGTGTATATTATCTAAATTTCTAGTTAATAGGTTCATTGTTGTGGCTGCCAAAGATGGCTAAAACAAGATGGACAAAGAAAAGAGTCAAGAATGCAACCCTAGATCTGAGAGCTCCCTGGATTAGATGAAGAAGACGCAAACTAAGTTAAAGAAGATGAGAGTGGATCTCAAGAGAGCTCAAAATCTCAGACTCGACTATTGAGAAAGTCCAGACAAATGAAAAATAAGGTATTAAGGACGAGGAAAGTACTAACCAAAACGTGAGTGACATGATCGACTCAGTGGTAAGTATTTCAATTTGTAGTTTGACTCATCATTTGTTCCTAGACTCAAATAATTCGGTAGAACTATGGAAAACTACTTCGTTTTATTAAGAAAAATATATTTGGAATTGACCGCATTTAAGTAATAGAACATAATTTTGTGATGTGTTTGCTGATTTCAGATGTAACTAGTTCTAACTAGGTAAATTTTGTCTTAGAAATGTACTGACGTCAACTGAATGTTTGTTGCAGGATTCCGAGGATGAAACGACATCACTACAATCTGAATAGGCCAACAAAGGTCAAGAAAAAAAAAAGTGTTGGCTTTAATTGTGGTAAACTATGTTGGTTTTGGTTCCATATTCACTTCAGTTTTTATTTGATTTCATATTACTAGGTAAAACTATTTTAATTGAACATGATATCAGCTACAAAAGTCGATCAGCAGCAAAATCGCAAGTTCTTGCTGACTTCATTATTGAGTAAGCTCCTGAAATGGAACAAGACCTGATCCTTCCTAGTGAGAACTGGATCTTGCATGTCACATGTCTTTTTCCAATAAAGGATCCGGAGTTGGAGTTTATCTTCAATCTCATACATGAGAACTTATCCGGCAGTCATTGCGTCTAGGGTTTGCAGCATTCAACAACGAAGTAGAATACAAGGCCCTTATCGCCGGAATTTGGTTAGAAAAGGCATTAAGGCGAAACAGATTGATATCAATCAAATTACCATAAGGAGTGACTTTACACTCTCAAATAAGAAGTTCAGTTGTAGTACTTTGAGATTGTATCCACGAGGAGCTAGCGCACACAATAGATCTAAAGCAGTTGTGATTAAGCTAGACAAATAGTTTAAAAGCAGTAAACAATGAAAGCAGGGTGAACAAGTAAATTTTCAGTTGATTGATTGAGGTTGTTAACAATAAAGAGAAAACATCAGATCTAGGGTTTCAGGTAATTAGGATTAAAACGATATAAAATACTTAGGTTGTCTATCCTATAACTCAAATTCTTATGTGAAAGTATTCCAGCTTCCGCTGTGAATCAATCCTATTGACTAAGTCCAATATCTCAGATGTCACTTGTTTATACGGATTGAGTTAGAGTCGATCGATTCTTCCTTAGGCAAGCGTTAGCGAGTTGATCGATAGGTTCACTAATCTTAACTAAATCAGTTGTCGCATGTTTCTAGCAATCTTAGCTCAAGGGAATCTCTTCTGGTGCAGAACCTACCGTAGTAGTTGTCCACAATCCTAATATCAGGGTTCTAGTTAGCTACTCTAAAACACAAGCATTACAAGCAATTCCTTGAAGGATATTTATCACCTTAGCAAGTCTATAATTTTGGCTAATTCTTCATAACCCTAATTAAACCTTAAATCTAACAAGTGAATTACTCAGACATAATCAAACAAGACATGATATAAATCTGAATAAACTGCATAGATAAGAATTAGGTAGAAAAACTAGACTTCCAATACAAAGCTCTGAAATAGTCTTGGATCTTCTCTCCAAACTACTAAAACCCTAAACTTTGTGGTATGAAAATATGAAAGTATAGAAAAGCGTGTGTTGAACAATACAATGGCAGAGCACATAAATATTAGGTTAAAGTAGGCCATGGGTAGTTCTGCAAATATGTGGAATCTTGGGCTTCAAGTCGGTCATGAGATGCGGCCCGCTTCACGCGCCTCGCTGTTGATCGACGACAACATGAGTTTGTCGATCGACGTTTGACTCTGAATGTTGACTCGAGCTGGTCTCATGAGCAGCTACGAGTTTCTCCTATCTTTATCTACAAAATGCTCCAAAATAACTATTTTGTTCCAAAATATGTATGAACCTGTAAATACGGAAAAATACTCTAAAACATAATATAAAAATCCTATAACACTCATATACCATAGCTAAAAACTGATAGATCTATGGTATATCACATATCCATGCCTATTGTGACTAGCAATTCGCCGCTTGGAGATTAGATGTTAAAAAAGAATGTATGGACGCATACCTCAAGTCGTCCAAGATCTTTTAAAAGACTTTGAGTTCTTCAAACTCACGAAGGTCCTCAAGGAAAATTGTACGTGCAGATGCACTCACTGGTTTGGGAGTAATCCTAAGGATCAGATAAAGAGGACCATTTTGATCCAAAAGATCGATAGGCCGAGCATGATATTAGCTTCTGAGAAAGACAAAATTGTCACTCCCATCTCAGAGATAACCAACATGGAGGTGGATATAAATCCTCCTAACAAAGATACCAAAGTAGCGGCTGCAGATTGGAGGCTTCCGATCATACAATACATCATCGACATCACATTGCCTGACAACAAATGGGAAGCTTACCTCGTCATGGACGATAAACTCAATCGCTGAACAGCCAATAAAGTTCTACTAACGTGCATTAGAGAGAAGAAACCAGATTGGTCGTGGCTGAGATTCACGAAGGAGCAGTAGATAACCATTCCGGTGGACAAGCTCTGACTCTTAAGGTTAAAGGATTCTATCATTTTTTTCCAACATGATGGCAGATTGCAAAGAATACACCTCAAAATACGAGAAGTGTCAGATGCATGCTACGAACTTCACTGTCCAACCGAACTTTTAAGAACAACTATTGCACTATACCATTGCATGTGCTGAGAAATGGATATAGTAGGTCCTCTGTCGAGTTCGAGGAAACAACAGTTCCTGCTTGTGATGACTGATTACTTCAAAAAGTGGATAGAGGAAAAATCATTCATTAATGTTACAAACAAAGAAGTGCATATCTCCATCTAGAAGTACATCATTTTCCGACATGAACTTCCATATGAGATAGTAATTGATAATGGATCCCAGTTCACCTATAACAAGTTCCGTGGATTATGTGAAAGATGGAGGATTCGCTTGAGCACATCTATGTCAAGATACCCCCAAGGAAATGGACAAGCTGGAGAACCAACAAAATCATCATCAAGGGAATCAAGAAATGCCCTGAGCTTAAGAAAGTTCACTGGGCAGACGAGCTGGATGGTGTCCTCTGGTCACATAGAACAACAACCGAGAGGATTAACTAATAGGATAAACTAGTAATGGAAGAAATGGCTCCTGCCTGTGAAGTCAATGTTTCCACCCTCAGATGATCTAAGATTTCTCAACACGTCAAACTGAATAAAGAAATGATGCTCGATGCCGTAGACGAAATATAAGAACGACGAGATCAATCACTTCTCCAACTCCAGAACTATCAACATCTTGCCGAAAACTACTACAACAAGAAATTCCAAGCAAGACCTTTGGAAATCGGTGATCTTGTTCTGAGAAAAGTGTTTGAAAATACTAAAGAGTGGATGTCTGGCAAGCTTGGAACTAACTGGGAAGGTTTATAAGATCGTCAAAGTAATCAAACCCGGCGCCTACCAACTTGCAACATCATCTGGAAAGCCGGTGCCGAGGTTATGGAATTCCATGAACCTTAAATGCTAATTTAAGTAAGAGAACTTCACATGCTAAAAAAAGGAACTATGGATGGCTTGATCATCTTCGGGGGTATGTAGGCTGCTCTCACGAGTTCTATTTCAGTCCATCGTAGTTTTCAATTATGAAAAGCTATACCAATAATATAATAACTAGGTAGAGACTTGCATTTTGCGCAAGGTGAGATTATAGTAATAATAGTATAATGTAATTTACATTTTTATGGATAGTTTGTAGAAATTTGGATTATTGAGCTTCAACAATTTTTAGTTTCTAACTATACTAATTTTACAATAAACTCAATTTAAATATACCATTCTATAAATAAATATTTAAATTAATTTACATCAATATTACATGTTTTATAGTCTATCTGATTTTGAAGATAAAAATTAAAACCATTATACTGATAACTCCTTTTAATTTATAAAGCACGTAACAAATCCATGATTAACAAAACTGTATCTTCACGAAGGATTTAACCTTTGTAAGAAAAGAGAGGCAAGGAATCCTGCAAGTCTTCAAGAAAGAATAACTCCTTTTTAGACAAAGACTCAGAATGCAACTTGGCATCCAAATACAGTGCAAAACGCTCACTTTTGGTAAACTATATATATCAAAAAACCTTCACAAATTCGTGAAGAGGAAAAAACAGTGGAAGAGGGGAGATCAGATTTCAATATAAACGAGGCAATGAGTATGATTAGTGATTCAATGGTTCCGGTTCACCCGAGTTTAGAGAAATTGAATTCTCCCGTTCTCTCTAAGGTTTGTGCATGGGGAGTAATGTTAGGGCTATTTGTTGTTTCAATAATCGCCATGGCTTATGCTTGCTATTACACGCAAAACGCTTCAAATCCAAGCACTGGAGGGCAAGATAAACCAATAAAGAAGGAAGTATTGAAGCCACTAGACATGGAACCAAAGATAGTTGTCATAATGGCCGGTAATGAAAATCCTACCTTCTTTGCCAAGCCAAGCAAGATCAATGCATGACCAGTACAAGACCGCTAGATTATTGTTTTGGTTTTCTTTCTTCTTTCTGCTCCTTACTTGTTTATATTTGAACTTTAAACTCTTTATAATAAAATGATTTTTTAATTTCCTTATAGTCCCTCCGTTTCTAAATGATGTATGTTTTACAAACAAATTAAGAAAACTTGTTATTAAATGTATTATTGTTTTGTGATTAGCTATTTCCCATACTTTCTACCCAATCAAAATTCAGTAAACAAAATTAATGTCTTCGAAGTTTACAATTTACCATTATTATATACACTAAAAATGTGAAATATGTATCTTTTACAAACAATTTTTTTTCTAAAACATAAATTATAATGAAACAGAGAGAGTATAATTAATCACTAGGTAACTGACCTTCGTTTATGCGCATGAACGAATATTATGAAAAACCTAAATTGTAAAATGTATAAATATTTTTAAAAGAATATTTTATATCATTTTAGTTATAACTATATTATTTATGAGTTATTGAGTGTTGATGTTTTAAAGTCCTTGATTTGGCAAAATATTCAATTTTTTGCTATGATATTTTTTACAAACTTAACTAATTCATTTGAAAAAGCATCTGAAATTTTGTTTTAGTATTTTATTTATTTTGTTTTAGTATTTTAGTTACAGTTTCGTATTTTATTTATTTTGCTTTATTTTAGGATTTATGAAATTTTGAAAACACATAAATCACTTATAAAATATATAAACTAACAAAATTCCAATAAAATTATATTTAAGCCCAGCCTAAAGTTGCATAATTTAAGATATAACATTACATAAAATTAGAAATTGAAGTGAAGACTTATCATTTTAGTCAAAATTGTTTTTTGCTAATTAAAGTGGAGATTCATGGAATCGAACCCTGTGGCTCTCGCATGCAAAGCGAGCGATCTACCATATGAGCTACATCCCCGATTTGTTAATTTCTTTTTAAAACACGTAAAAATAAATTCAATTAAAATTATTTAATGTTTTGGAAAACTTCCATGTAAACAACATATTTGGTTTTGTTGTGGCTTACCTTGTTCCTCAGTGATTAAATACTTCTGACCTGATCTTGATTTAACTGTAGAAATTGCTACTTACAATTATATGTGAGAGAAAACAGATATTGGCAGAAACAATCAAACTTCTTCTAGTGATTGATTTTGACTCTTGTTTATGATCAAGGTGAAAGCAATACTAGTTTATGTGTATTAATCAAAACTAAGCATTTACAAAATTAATTTTATTATTTCGTTAATCACACCCACACAAGTCTATTCTTAAATATTCATTAGAAATTGGATTATTAATAAATTTTATTTTTTGAATCGCAAGTTTATTCTATTTTCAATTTTCATATAGTATAGTTTGATATTACATATACTATTTTAGATTTTAGTTTTATTTAAATATTGTAATTACATATTATAGTATATATTTAGGTTTGGTTTCAGATATTAAGGTTTATGGTTTAGTATTTACTATTTAGGGGTTAAGGTTGGAGTAAGGTCTAATATTTAAAAGTCGTGGGTGGAGCAAAAGATCTATATTACTTGGTGATAATATAGAATAAAATACTTGGTACATATGTATGAGGTAAATAAAGGAGTGACGTGCATGGTTTCTTCTTACTTTATATTGAAAAGTTTTCGGTAACTCTTGTCCATATTTTCTTTCGGATATGTCATCAACTATATTACATGTTTGCCAGCTAATTGGAAAGTGAAGGGTACAACCAGGATGACTTGTGAGGTAAATGTTAGATTATACAAGATGTTAAGAGCACTAACGTTTACTTAATTTCTACTCCTAATTTGGTTATTACACATATAAGCCTTTTAACAAAGAATTGTAATCATTTCTCAAATGGCTCCCTAGTATTTGCACCCATCCGACAGAACGGGTCAGGTTAAAGCTTTGATTTTGCTAAACGGTGGATCAAATTGATGATGAAATATTGATTTTGCACCATATGGAAACCTGGGTTCATCCATGGGCTACTCAAACAATCGTAAACAGTTTCGATGATGCTGAAAAAGACATTGTCAATGCTATGATTATTGGTTGGATCTACAGTAGTGTGTAGAACACAAATTACGTCTCTTCTAAATTATCACTAAATCATCTAATAGATATTAGATCAAAGGCAAAGAGGTCACCGACTCATCATCCTCGTAAAGAGACAAGCGAATGCAAACAAAAGTAGCACACAAATTTGGACATCAGGACATCTATTTGTACACAAGTCCGTTGCATATGAACATCTTGATTTTAAATATTGAACCAAATTAAATGTCTCGGTCGAAACTATTTTAAATATACAGTACTTAGTAGATAATAATTGAGTCTTTCCTGTGACTAAAAAAATCACATTACAAAAAAAAAACAGATCAGCATGCAAAAGCACATTTCCAGAATGGCGTCATGTAGTTGATGCTTTAAATAAGGAGCGTATCAAATTATGTTTTTATATAAAAAAAAAAGAAAAAAAAACAGACCACTCTCTCTATTTCTGTTGCTCGATCCGATGCCATTATATTTTTCGGTGAAAGCGAATTTATACAATTACGATTTGGATATGGTATAGAGGTGCATACTTATATGTAAAAGCATGACTAGGAGATATGTGTAAATTTGATTAATTTTAAAAGCACTACCAATACGACGTAGAGAAAGATACAAATATTACTAAATACCACAAAAATAGTATTTATTAACTAAGATATAAGAAATGAATATTTAAGTAAACTATACGAAGACTGGAAAATCAAAGAAGTAATAAAAAGATGATATAAGCTTTAGATAGAGTGTCGATGCAGGCAAAAATAATCGGTCAATGAAAAACTATATTTTTGCCATGTCACCTCCTCTATTTGTTTTTACAAAATGATCCTTTAACTTTTTACTTAAACAATTATAACCGAAAATATTTTTTTCGTGAAATATATTATTTATATAAATATAATTATATTTTTAATTTACATAATAGTTTGTAAAGAAATATTTAGTGTAAATAATATCATAATTTTATAAAATACTAAAATAAATTGGGTTTGTTTTTAACTTTCACAAATAAAAAGTATTATTTGTAAACTTAGAAAAGAATATATCAAAAAAATTATTTCTCAGGAGAGAAAATAGAAAAATACATCGGAGACAAATNNNNNNNNNNNNNNNNNNNNNNNNNNNNNNNNNNNNNNNNNNNNNNNNNNNNNNNNNNNNNNNNNNNNNNNNNNNNNNNNNNNNNNNNNNNNNNNNNNNNNNNNNNNNNNNNNNNNNNNNNNNNNNNNNNNNNNNNNNNNNNNNNNNNNNNNNNNNNNNNNNNNNNNNNNNNNNNNNNNNNNNNNNNNNNNNNNNNNNNNNNNNNNNNNNNNNNNNNNNNNNNNNNNNNNNNNNNNNNNNNNNNNNNNNNNNNNNNNNNNNNNNNNNNNNNNNNNNNNNNNNNNNNNNNNNNNNNNNNNNNNNNNNNNNNNNNNNNNNNNNNNNNNNNNNNNNNNNNNNNNNNNNNNNNNNNNNNNNNNNNNNNNNNNNNNNNNNNNNNNNNNNNNNNNNNNNNNNNNNNNNNNNNNNNNNNNNNNNNNNNNNNNNNNNNNNNNNNNNNNNNNNNNNNNNNNNNNNNNNNNNNNNNNNNNNNNNNNNNNNNNNNNNNNNNNNNNNNNNNNNNNNNNNNNNNNNNNTTTTAAATATTACATATTTTAATTAAAAATGGAGGATATAAGCCTCAGATAGAGTGTCCACGTATGCGAAAATAATCGGCCAATGAGAAACTATATTTTTGCCTTGTCACCTCCTCTATTTGTTTTAACAAAATGATCATTTAACTTTTTACTTAAACAATTATAACCAAAAATATTTTTTTAGTGAAATATATTATTTATATAAATATGATTATATATTTTTATTTACATAATAGTTTGTAAAGAAATATTTAGTGTAAATAATATCATAATTTTATAAAATACTATAATAAATTGGGCTGGTTTTCAACTTTCACAAATAAACAATATTATTTGTAAACTTAGAAAAGAATATATCAAAAATATTCTTTTTAGGAGAGAAAAGGGAAAAATACATCGGAGACAAATTCATCTCTATTATGAAATTCCTCTATTTTAGAGAAAAATAGAGGAATACATTGGAGATGGTCTAAGGCAAGACCGACGTAAATGATCGACGCTGATATTTCAGCTTTTCTGATTCTTACTATTCTAATGTTTCAATATAATTTGAATATTCCCTTTGTTTTATAATAGAATGGTCTAAAAGTATTTTTTGTTTCACTATATAGATTTTTTTTATATTTCAATGTAACTTTATATCTATTGGATATTGTGTGGTCAATTAAATTATGTAAATTACTGTGTAATTGATTAAATTTATATATTAAATGACAGTTTTTCAAAGTAATAATTTTTAAATATTACATATTTTAATTAAAACTGATTACATTTTGAAACAGATAGAATAATCTATAAACTAACTCTATATAGATATGAGGACAAAATTGTAAAGTGGTCTCACCTTGAATTTCTCTCATTCTATGCATTCCTAATTGGAAAGAGATAATCAACATCTAATATTATGTTACTCTCAGTATATTAGAAATGGTCGAACCGTAAACCAATTAAGGATGATGTAAGGAAGACATAAAGATGTATTTCGAGTTATCACAAATATAGAATCAATTGACAACAACTTAATTATGTCCAGCGTAGGACAACAGAGAAGAATTTCCATACATTCTAATATTATAATATCTCACTATATTAGTGGCTAAATCAGTTTTCTCTAGCACAATTACTCACTTCATTCCTAGAGTTTATGCTTTTCTATATGATGATATTAGTAGTTTGATCCAAAAAAAAAGAAACGGACGACCTGTACATTGTAATTGGAGAAAGAAACAAAATCTACCGAAGATTTTTAAGGTATATGAAACAAAAATTGGAAATATCAATTATATGCAATTAAAGAATAAGGCAATAAAATTGTAAAAATACAAAATAAAACAAAAAATATACACAGAAATAAAGATTTAGTAAAATAAAATCATAATATAATTTCCATAATTGATAATGCCCAGTTACACTAAAAAGTCCAAATTTACAACATACACAGTTTTATTAACATCTTTAAACCTATTATCTAATTAAA
Proteins encoded in this window:
- the LOC106341101 gene encoding protein GLUTAMINE DUMPER 7, whose product is MSMISDSMVPVHPSLEKLNSPVLSKVCAWGVMLGLFVVSIIAMAYACYYTQNASNPSTGGQDKPIKKEVLKPLDMEPKIVVIMAGNENPTFFAKPSKINA